Proteins encoded in a region of the Nicotiana tomentosiformis chromosome 9, ASM39032v3, whole genome shotgun sequence genome:
- the LOC104092919 gene encoding UDP-glucose 6-dehydrogenase 3 isoform X2 produces MVKICCIGAGYVGGPTMAVIALKCPSIEVAVVDISVPRISAWNSDQLPIYEPGLEDVVKECRGRNLFFSTDVEKHVREADIVFVSVNTPTKTRGLGAGKAADLTYWESAARMIADVSKSDKIVVEKSTVPVKTAEAIEKILTHNSKGINFQILSNPEFLAEGTAIEDLFKPDRVLIGGRETPGGQKAIQALKDVYAQWVPEDRILTTNLWSAELSKLAANAFLAQRISSVNAMSALCESTGANVSEVSYAVGKDSRIGPKFLNASVGFGGSCFQKDILNLVYICECNGLPEVAEYWKQVIKINDYQKTRFVNRVVASMFNTVSGKKVAVLGFAFKKDTGDTRETPAIDVCKGLLGDKAKLSIYDPQVNEDQIQRDLAMNKFDWDHPLHLQPMSPNNVKQVSVVWDAYTATKDAHAVCILTEWDEFKNLDYQKIYDNMQKPAFIFDGRNVVNVENLREIGFIVYAIGKPLDAWLKDMPAVA; encoded by the coding sequence ATGGTGAAGATTTGCTGTATAGGAGCTGGATATGTGGGTGGCCCCACCATGGCCGTCATAGCACTCAAATGCCCTTCCATTGAAGTTGCCGTTGTAGATATTTCTGTGCCTCGCATTAGTGCCTGGAATAGCGACCAGCTCCCCATCTATGAGCCAGGACTTGAGGACGTAGTCAAAGAATGCCGAGGCAGGAACCTCTTCTTTAGCACAGATGTGGAGAAACATGTGCGCGAGGCTGATATCGTTTTTGTTTCTGTCAACACTCCTACCAAGACGAGGGGTCTTGGAGCAGGCAAGGCTGCAGATCTCACTTACTGGGAGAGTGCAGCCCGCATGATTGCTgacgtctcaaaatctgacaaaatagTTGTTGAGAAATCAACTGTTCCAGTCAAAACTGCTGAGGCAATTGAAAAGATTTTGACTCACAACAGCAAGGGAATTAACTTCCAAATCCTCTCAAACCCCGAGTTTCTTGCTGAGGGGACCGCAATCGAAGACCTTTTTAAGCCAGACAGAGTATTAATCGGAGGACGGGAAACTCCGGGAGGCCAGAAGGCTATTCAAGCATTGAAGGATGTCTATGCCCAATGGGTTCCTGAAGATCGCATCCTCACCACCAATTTGTGGTCTGCTGAGCTCTCAAAACTGGCTGCCAATGCGTTTTTGGCACAAAGAATCTCTTCTGTGAATGCTATGTCAGCTCTCTGTGAGTCTACTGGAGCAAATGTCTCAGAGGTGTCATATGCTGTTGGTAAGGACTCGAGGATTGGTCCCAAGTTTCTTAATGCTAGTGTTGGTTTCGGTGGCTCTTGCTTCCAGAAGGATATTCTGAATCTGGTTTACATTTGTGAGTGCAATGGTCTTCCGGAGGTGGCTGAATACTGGAAACAGGTAATCAAGATCAATGACTATCAGAAAACTCGTTTTGTCAACCGCGTTGTTGCCTCCATGTTCAACACAGTATCAGGCAAGAAAGTCGCCGTTCTAGGTTTTGCTTTCAAGAAGGATACTGGTGATACTCGAGAGACCCCTGCGATTGATGTTTGCAAGGGACTGTTGGGAGACAAGGCTAAGTTGAGCATATACGACCCTCAGGTTAACGAGGACCAAATCCAAAGGGACCTTGCAATGAACAAGTTTGATTGGGATCATCCCCTTCACCTCCAGCCAATGAGTCCCAATAACGTGAAACAAGTTTCCGTCGTTTGGGATGCCTACACTGCAACAAAGGATGCTCATGCTGTTTGCATTCTTACAGAGTGGGATGAATTCAAGAATCTTGATTACCAGAAGATATATGATAACATGCAGAAACCTGCTTTCATATTTGATGGTAGGAACGTTGTTAATGTGGAAAACCTTAGAGAGATTGGATTTATTGTCTATGCAATTGGTAAGCCACTGGATGCCTGGCTCAAGGACATGCCTGCTGTTGCTTGA
- the LOC104092919 gene encoding UDP-glucose 6-dehydrogenase 3 isoform X1 gives MTGFVGVPKFQKSLEQRKMVKICCIGAGYVGGPTMAVIALKCPSIEVAVVDISVPRISAWNSDQLPIYEPGLEDVVKECRGRNLFFSTDVEKHVREADIVFVSVNTPTKTRGLGAGKAADLTYWESAARMIADVSKSDKIVVEKSTVPVKTAEAIEKILTHNSKGINFQILSNPEFLAEGTAIEDLFKPDRVLIGGRETPGGQKAIQALKDVYAQWVPEDRILTTNLWSAELSKLAANAFLAQRISSVNAMSALCESTGANVSEVSYAVGKDSRIGPKFLNASVGFGGSCFQKDILNLVYICECNGLPEVAEYWKQVIKINDYQKTRFVNRVVASMFNTVSGKKVAVLGFAFKKDTGDTRETPAIDVCKGLLGDKAKLSIYDPQVNEDQIQRDLAMNKFDWDHPLHLQPMSPNNVKQVSVVWDAYTATKDAHAVCILTEWDEFKNLDYQKIYDNMQKPAFIFDGRNVVNVENLREIGFIVYAIGKPLDAWLKDMPAVA, from the exons ATGACCGGATTTGTGGGGGTTCCCAAGTTCCAAAAG AGTTTAGAACAAAGGAAAATGGTGAAGATTTGCTGTATAGGAGCTGGATATGTGGGTGGCCCCACCATGGCCGTCATAGCACTCAAATGCCCTTCCATTGAAGTTGCCGTTGTAGATATTTCTGTGCCTCGCATTAGTGCCTGGAATAGCGACCAGCTCCCCATCTATGAGCCAGGACTTGAGGACGTAGTCAAAGAATGCCGAGGCAGGAACCTCTTCTTTAGCACAGATGTGGAGAAACATGTGCGCGAGGCTGATATCGTTTTTGTTTCTGTCAACACTCCTACCAAGACGAGGGGTCTTGGAGCAGGCAAGGCTGCAGATCTCACTTACTGGGAGAGTGCAGCCCGCATGATTGCTgacgtctcaaaatctgacaaaatagTTGTTGAGAAATCAACTGTTCCAGTCAAAACTGCTGAGGCAATTGAAAAGATTTTGACTCACAACAGCAAGGGAATTAACTTCCAAATCCTCTCAAACCCCGAGTTTCTTGCTGAGGGGACCGCAATCGAAGACCTTTTTAAGCCAGACAGAGTATTAATCGGAGGACGGGAAACTCCGGGAGGCCAGAAGGCTATTCAAGCATTGAAGGATGTCTATGCCCAATGGGTTCCTGAAGATCGCATCCTCACCACCAATTTGTGGTCTGCTGAGCTCTCAAAACTGGCTGCCAATGCGTTTTTGGCACAAAGAATCTCTTCTGTGAATGCTATGTCAGCTCTCTGTGAGTCTACTGGAGCAAATGTCTCAGAGGTGTCATATGCTGTTGGTAAGGACTCGAGGATTGGTCCCAAGTTTCTTAATGCTAGTGTTGGTTTCGGTGGCTCTTGCTTCCAGAAGGATATTCTGAATCTGGTTTACATTTGTGAGTGCAATGGTCTTCCGGAGGTGGCTGAATACTGGAAACAGGTAATCAAGATCAATGACTATCAGAAAACTCGTTTTGTCAACCGCGTTGTTGCCTCCATGTTCAACACAGTATCAGGCAAGAAAGTCGCCGTTCTAGGTTTTGCTTTCAAGAAGGATACTGGTGATACTCGAGAGACCCCTGCGATTGATGTTTGCAAGGGACTGTTGGGAGACAAGGCTAAGTTGAGCATATACGACCCTCAGGTTAACGAGGACCAAATCCAAAGGGACCTTGCAATGAACAAGTTTGATTGGGATCATCCCCTTCACCTCCAGCCAATGAGTCCCAATAACGTGAAACAAGTTTCCGTCGTTTGGGATGCCTACACTGCAACAAAGGATGCTCATGCTGTTTGCATTCTTACAGAGTGGGATGAATTCAAGAATCTTGATTACCAGAAGATATATGATAACATGCAGAAACCTGCTTTCATATTTGATGGTAGGAACGTTGTTAATGTGGAAAACCTTAGAGAGATTGGATTTATTGTCTATGCAATTGGTAAGCCACTGGATGCCTGGCTCAAGGACATGCCTGCTGTTGCTTGA